In the genome of Candidatus Hydrogenedens sp., the window CTAATGAAATAATATGCATGGCGGGATTCCCTGCAAAAAATTTCATATTTCCCACAGAATCCGTTTCAAGCAATTGAGGATATATATCTAATTCAGAATATTCAATGACCCGGTACACACCATCACACAAACAATGAACCCCTACTGGCTCCCTTAATGAATTTTTCCGAATAATTTTTGATGACATTTCTGCTTTGTTTAAGGTATGATAACCAATAAACCTCGGGTCAGCCACTTTTACTGCCCAATTGTCTACTTGAAAATAACTTAACATTTCTATACCCCGATTTCGGGCATCTTTTAAGATTCCTTTTTCTACAATCGTAGGTATTGTCCCTCCGTGTCCATTTGGATTCTTTGCAATAGAGTATGGAGAATCCATCATAAATTTTCCCTGTTCGTTGAGACACGGAACCATAGGTTGGACTGCAAAGTAAATATTTTCAGGACTTAACCCAAAAAAATCATGTTCTTTAAAAAAGGATACTGTAGATTTTTCATTTCCTTCACTTACCATGATATACCATGGTAATATGCAATTGTATCTATTTTGTAGATTAATAATTTTTTCAGCATGATACTGAAATAAAGATTTCTGAGTAATAGGACCCACTGGATAAGTCCCTTTAGGTCCATCAAAACCTAATCGCGTTCCTTGTCCCCCTGCTACAAGGAATAATCCTACTTTCCCCTTACGCAACATTTCTTCGCCACATTCGTATGCTTCCCTTTCTTGGGGATGTGTATCTTCTCTCAATGGAATAACATCGACCGGTTTTATTTGAGAGAAAACCTCGGTTTCTGGGGTAGAAAGTATCCACTTTTCTGCTAAATCGTTCATTAACTGAAAATCAATTTCCTTTAATTGATTTAACAGGTGTTGTTTCTCCTTATCTTGAAGTTGTTCCCAGAATTGGAAAACATGCTCCTGACCAAATTCGACTGTTTTTTGATAAATTTCTTTTTCTACCTCTGTACTGAACAAAGATTTACTCCTTATACTCATACTACCAGTAAGGACTCCATATTTTGCCGTATTTGTTCATTTCTTGTCGTTGCTTATAATTAGGAAGCAAACCAGGTTTGCATCCTTCTGTTATTTCGTATTTTGAACCACATCCATCGCATATACCATAGTCGAATCCGGGCTGTTCTAACGGCTCTTCACATTTTGGACAAATAGGTTGAAATCGTTTGTAAACCTCTTCTGGTTTCGGAAATTCCATCCCGCAGCATGGACATTTAACCATGGGGGAAACCCTTCGCCATGCCCG includes:
- a CDS encoding UTP--glucose-1-phosphate uridylyltransferase; the protein is MFSTEVEKEIYQKTVEFGQEHVFQFWEQLQDKEKQHLLNQLKEIDFQLMNDLAEKWILSTPETEVFSQIKPVDVIPLREDTHPQEREAYECGEEMLRKGKVGLFLVAGGQGTRLGFDGPKGTYPVGPITQKSLFQYHAEKIINLQNRYNCILPWYIMVSEGNEKSTVSFFKEHDFFGLSPENIYFAVQPMVPCLNEQGKFMMDSPYSIAKNPNGHGGTIPTIVEKGILKDARNRGIEMLSYFQVDNWAVKVADPRFIGYHTLNKAEMSSKIIRKNSLREPVGVHCLCDGVYRVIEYSELDIYPQLLETDSVGNMKFFAGNPAMHIISLDFVEMVYKQLHLFPWHKAFKKIPYINEHGELIKPKQPNGFKFETFIFDALRFTSHPPVAVEIQRLGEYTPIKQYDGDNSVISARKSMTQFWGEWLKKAGYAIESYLGQKDNFYIEISPIFSLTEKEFLEKQKNYKWELTKQGIAIDKDGT